The Candidatus Kryptobacter tengchongensis genome contains a region encoding:
- a CDS encoding Uri superfamily endonuclease yields the protein MTYILLIFLKSEIEKVVGRLGKVKLSAGYYVYVGSARLNFEHRIRRHLARKKKLFWHIDYLLSDAKAKVVDVFYVDEVIEHEVARSLHELGFKVVENFGSSDCSCPGHLFYVDSNKRFEKVIKRVKLSKFRYIEFKKYGTGLKNPKGI from the coding sequence ATGACTTATATTTTATTGATTTTTCTCAAATCGGAGATTGAGAAAGTTGTTGGTAGGCTTGGTAAGGTTAAGCTTTCCGCGGGGTATTATGTTTATGTTGGTTCGGCGAGGTTAAATTTTGAACATAGGATAAGGAGGCATCTTGCGAGAAAGAAAAAATTGTTTTGGCATATAGATTATCTTCTTTCAGATGCGAAAGCGAAGGTTGTGGATGTATTTTATGTGGATGAAGTGATTGAACATGAAGTTGCAAGGAGTTTGCATGAGTTAGGTTTCAAGGTGGTGGAAAATTTTGGAAGTTCAGATTGTAGTTGCCCGGGGCATTTGTTTTATGTGGATAGTAACAAAAGATTTGAGAAGGTGATTAAAAGGGTCAAGTTAAGTAAATTTAGATATATTGAGTTTAAAAAATATGGGACAGGTTTGAAGAATCCAAAAGGAATTTAG
- a CDS encoding Development and cell death domain-containing protein, giving the protein MANTVLKTEKKRGFIFACTDKSEGDFLKNLIFATNRTYAYKVSAIRKGDFIFLYNLDTDTIYGTFIAKSDGLYDKSLPIFGGKYPYYVEVEPLGEIVKKSGASKIFKKLHITWKDILTNKGVEILNFLIRGETVIFNGENLTDESFRPPIFSTTLWDYPRQSYGDTPKGDNKYPGVTPAFIIYNLIHRYTEPGDLVCDPMAGSGTTIDVCKEEKRKVIAFDIVPTRSDIIQADARNLPLKDNSVDMIFIDSPYGDNIKYNDHPLNIGHIPASEDKFYDELEKVMVECHRVLKDEKILAWLIGDQWAKGIFIPVGFKVYERLTKYFEPVDVICVVRRNQSSNTPFWHSQAIKHNFYLRGFKYLIIVRKTQARKDKKVKIKWGYYER; this is encoded by the coding sequence ATGGCAAATACAGTTTTAAAGACGGAAAAGAAACGAGGTTTTATATTTGCATGCACGGATAAAAGTGAAGGCGATTTTTTAAAAAATTTGATTTTTGCTACAAATAGAACATATGCGTACAAAGTTTCAGCAATTAGGAAGGGTGATTTCATTTTTCTTTACAATCTTGACACGGATACGATTTATGGAACATTTATAGCAAAAAGCGATGGTTTATATGATAAATCACTTCCAATTTTCGGCGGGAAATATCCATATTATGTAGAAGTTGAACCTTTGGGTGAAATTGTAAAAAAGTCTGGCGCAAGTAAAATTTTTAAAAAGCTTCATATAACATGGAAAGATATTTTAACTAATAAAGGGGTTGAGATATTAAATTTTCTCATTCGTGGCGAAACTGTTATTTTCAATGGTGAGAATTTAACTGATGAATCTTTTAGACCTCCAATCTTTTCTACAACATTGTGGGATTACCCAAGACAAAGTTATGGGGACACACCAAAGGGCGATAATAAATATCCAGGCGTAACCCCGGCATTTATAATCTATAATTTAATTCACAGATACACTGAACCTGGGGATTTAGTTTGTGACCCTATGGCTGGTTCAGGAACTACGATTGATGTTTGCAAGGAAGAAAAGCGAAAGGTTATCGCCTTTGATATTGTTCCAACCAGGTCTGATATCATTCAAGCAGATGCAAGAAATCTTCCTTTGAAAGATAATTCGGTTGATATGATTTTCATTGATTCACCATATGGAGACAATATAAAATATAATGACCATCCTCTAAATATCGGGCATATACCCGCAAGTGAAGATAAGTTTTACGATGAGCTTGAGAAGGTGATGGTTGAGTGCCATAGAGTTTTAAAGGATGAGAAAATTTTAGCGTGGCTTATTGGAGACCAATGGGCAAAGGGAATTTTTATTCCTGTTGGTTTTAAGGTTTACGAGAGGTTGACGAAATACTTTGAGCCGGTTGATGTCATTTGCGTTGTAAGGCGGAATCAGTCCTCAAATACACCATTTTGGCACAGTCAGGCAATCAAACATAACTTTTACTTAAGGGGATTTAAATATCTTATCATCGTGAGAAAAACTCAGGCGAGGAAGGATAAGAAAGTCAAGATAAAGTGGGGGTATTATGAAAGATAA
- a CDS encoding type II restriction enzyme, whose translation MKDKKQFTDKLKKQILEEIKKRGLNDLSLILNDARRKYLSKIKKYKIKDAEQSWKPFKGNFLEDVILGYIIEEIKKAGLEVEKGRPLEKARDDKLGECLSLVKRKLAIDYGEFGLHLPDADLIIYDPKECKPIAVISSKATLRERIAQTAYWSIKLKQGNVTRNIKVLFITLDEDKDLKLKEPAKKGRAIAEIDIDCTYVITDDKIEESDKVKKIDKFFDDLKKFV comes from the coding sequence ATGAAAGATAAGAAGCAATTTACTGATAAGTTGAAAAAACAAATTTTGGAAGAGATCAAAAAGCGTGGGTTAAATGATTTATCTTTAATCCTTAATGATGCTCGCCGTAAGTATTTATCCAAAATTAAAAAGTATAAAATAAAGGATGCTGAACAATCATGGAAACCATTTAAGGGGAATTTTTTGGAAGATGTGATATTAGGTTATATAATTGAGGAGATTAAAAAGGCAGGATTAGAAGTAGAGAAGGGAAGACCACTTGAAAAAGCAAGAGATGATAAATTGGGGGAGTGCTTATCATTAGTAAAGCGAAAATTAGCTATTGACTACGGAGAATTTGGTTTACATTTACCTGACGCTGACTTAATAATATATGACCCCAAAGAGTGTAAACCCATTGCGGTAATATCTTCAAAAGCAACTTTACGTGAGAGAATTGCTCAAACTGCTTACTGGAGTATAAAACTGAAGCAAGGCAATGTGACAAGAAATATAAAAGTTTTATTTATAACTCTTGATGAAGATAAAGATTTAAAATTGAAAGAACCTGCGAAGAAAGGCAGAGCGATAGCTGAAATAGACATAGATTGCACTTATGTAATAACTGATGATAAGATTGAAGAGAGTGATAAAGTTAAAAAAATAGATAAATTCTTTGATGACTTGAAAAAGTTTGTTTAG
- a CDS encoding Por secretion system C-terminal sorting domain-containing protein → MKHIYTILSLLISFSLLAQPKFEFRGLWVATSRLDFPLSTRASEQKQELDRIVDVARAGKFNAIVFQVLSRGQAYYESNIVPWASYLTSPLMVDQDGTLYPNLGTPPGTKEDPPQFYDPLKYLIQKAKQYGIEVHAWLNVYNLLTLPDTSYRLAVSQPRHIAIDENNRWNTKLFAKNSSGEWLITSNNHKLIWLDPANPFVRNYLVSVVVELVKNYDIDAIHFDYIRFPGAYTYGDSFNYYFSNRSDVVNGNPYGLSRDDFARLSIERFVRAVYDTVKKLKPWVKVGSTTPGIYQGWRLPINQAFFDIYRDGRSDPRKWAQLGIIDYHAPQVYWDIASEYDFRVIAQDWNANMYDRHVYIGIYGDNPYSEISAEINFTRSIMTKGNIIFRYENVRYENARSYLDSLSSDRYKTFSIPPPMPWKDNIPPNPPVGLLIRKITSDIWQLVWFNPEPASDGEKPVYYVIYRSEGDLTVDINNPANIVAIVPSALSVNIYNDKIPDTSKIYTYVVTSLDRLKNESQPSNSVITKVFAEWVATEYEIFPGYPNPFNLVVNFKYTVPELSFVDIRIFDLMGREVKKIISKLHQIGTYQIYWDGKDESGREVSSGVYLCRMEAFKDGRVVFSKVQKVSLLK, encoded by the coding sequence ATGAAGCACATTTATACCATTTTATCGTTGTTAATTTCATTTTCACTTCTTGCTCAGCCGAAGTTTGAATTTCGGGGTTTATGGGTTGCAACGAGTAGACTTGATTTTCCCCTTTCAACAAGAGCAAGTGAGCAAAAACAAGAACTTGATAGAATTGTTGATGTTGCCAGAGCAGGGAAATTTAACGCGATTGTCTTTCAAGTGCTTTCAAGAGGACAAGCATATTATGAGTCAAACATAGTCCCCTGGGCTTCATATCTTACATCACCTTTGATGGTTGATCAAGATGGAACGCTTTATCCAAATCTCGGCACACCTCCAGGAACAAAAGAAGATCCTCCACAATTTTACGATCCATTGAAATATCTCATTCAAAAAGCAAAGCAATATGGAATTGAAGTTCACGCTTGGTTAAATGTCTATAACCTTTTAACCTTACCTGATACGAGTTACCGACTTGCCGTTTCACAGCCAAGGCATATCGCAATTGATGAAAACAATCGGTGGAACACAAAACTTTTTGCAAAAAATTCTTCAGGCGAGTGGTTGATCACATCTAATAATCATAAACTGATCTGGCTTGATCCCGCAAATCCATTTGTTAGAAATTATCTTGTAAGCGTAGTTGTTGAGCTCGTTAAAAACTACGATATAGATGCCATTCATTTTGATTACATTCGTTTCCCAGGGGCATATACTTATGGTGATTCTTTTAATTATTATTTTTCCAACAGGAGCGATGTTGTGAATGGAAATCCATATGGTTTATCAAGAGATGATTTCGCCAGGCTTTCAATTGAAAGATTTGTAAGGGCAGTTTATGATACTGTTAAAAAATTAAAACCATGGGTAAAGGTTGGATCTACAACTCCAGGTATTTATCAAGGTTGGCGTCTTCCGATAAATCAAGCATTTTTTGACATTTATCGTGATGGGAGAAGTGACCCGAGAAAATGGGCTCAGCTTGGAATTATTGACTATCACGCACCACAAGTTTACTGGGATATCGCTTCAGAATACGATTTCAGAGTTATAGCACAAGATTGGAACGCAAATATGTATGATAGACATGTTTATATCGGAATTTATGGGGATAATCCTTATAGTGAAATTTCAGCGGAGATAAACTTTACAAGAAGCATAATGACAAAGGGGAACATAATTTTCAGATATGAAAATGTCAGATATGAAAATGCGAGAAGTTATCTTGATTCATTGAGCTCGGATCGGTATAAAACATTCTCAATTCCCCCGCCAATGCCCTGGAAAGATAACATACCACCTAATCCACCGGTGGGACTGCTGATAAGAAAAATCACCTCTGACATTTGGCAACTTGTGTGGTTTAATCCAGAACCAGCAAGCGATGGGGAGAAACCAGTCTATTATGTCATCTATAGAAGCGAAGGTGATTTAACTGTTGATATCAATAATCCAGCAAATATAGTCGCTATTGTTCCATCTGCTTTATCTGTCAACATTTACAATGATAAAATACCTGATACCTCAAAAATTTATACCTATGTTGTGACATCCCTTGATAGGTTAAAAAACGAAAGTCAGCCATCAAATTCAGTTATAACGAAAGTTTTTGCTGAATGGGTAGCGACAGAGTATGAGATATTCCCAGGATACCCAAATCCATTTAATTTGGTTGTTAATTTCAAATATACTGTTCCTGAATTATCTTTTGTTGATATAAGGATTTTTGATCTCATGGGTAGAGAAGTTAAAAAGATTATTTCTAAATTGCATCAGATTGGCACATATCAAATTTATTGGGATGGAAAAGATGAAAGTGGTCGTGAGGTGTCAAGCGGTGTTTATTTGTGTAGGATGGAGGCATTTAAAGATGGAAGGGTTGTTTTCTCAAAAGTTCAGAAAGTTTCGTTATTAAAATAA
- a CDS encoding adenylyl cyclase CyaB, putative yields the protein MSRNLEIKAKINDLALFEKIAMEIGASFEGEFFQVDTYFNVKNGRLKLREFDSGISELIFYNRAEDGFERWSDYEIVRLSESESLKNLLVKALGVKAIVEKRRKVYIFKNARIHIDNIPGLGNFIEFEVIYNDDEKQVRNLMQFLMNKFELKQGDFIKVSYCDLLLQKQNEK from the coding sequence ATGTCAAGAAATTTAGAAATCAAAGCAAAGATAAATGACCTCGCTTTATTTGAAAAAATTGCTATGGAAATAGGGGCAAGTTTTGAAGGCGAGTTCTTTCAAGTTGATACTTATTTCAATGTTAAAAATGGAAGGTTGAAGTTAAGGGAGTTTGACTCTGGGATTTCAGAGCTTATTTTTTATAACAGGGCTGAAGATGGCTTTGAAAGATGGAGTGATTACGAGATCGTTAGATTGAGTGAATCGGAGAGTTTAAAAAATTTGCTTGTAAAAGCTTTAGGGGTTAAAGCTATTGTTGAGAAAAGAAGGAAGGTTTACATTTTTAAAAATGCGAGGATTCACATTGATAATATCCCTGGGCTTGGAAATTTTATTGAGTTTGAAGTAATTTATAACGATGATGAGAAACAAGTTAGGAATTTGATGCAATTTTTAATGAATAAGTTTGAGTTGAAACAGGGAGATTTTATAAAGGTTTCCTATTGTGATCTTTTACTTCAAAAACAAAATGAGAAGTGA
- a CDS encoding alkaline phosphatase: MKKIKLLFFILLIFALNLYAQQLIKPKNIILMIGDGMGLAQISAGKTYKGLLNLERMKVVGLLTTYSCDRYVTDSGASATAMSTGYKTKNVAIGVDCNGERRKTVLEYANEIGKSTGVVVVCAITHATPAAFVAHVPNRNMQIEIAEQIAKEANTDIYLGAGWGWFLPKSEGGRRTDGQNLIDTLKKRGYVYISKPEEFYNLDMSKVNKLIGLFAENHPPYAPDRKPTLAEMTRKAIEFLSKDKDGFFLMVEGSQIDWAGHDNNSEQILREVADFDDAVGVALDFAQRDGNTLVVVTADHETGGYALVDGSVNDKKVEGKFVTKDHTGVMVPVFAFGPGAEAFAGFGDNTLIGKKIFEYLKK; this comes from the coding sequence ATGAAAAAAATTAAACTTTTGTTCTTCATTCTATTAATTTTTGCGTTGAATTTATATGCCCAGCAGTTGATAAAACCCAAAAATATAATTTTGATGATCGGAGATGGAATGGGATTAGCGCAGATAAGTGCAGGTAAAACTTATAAAGGTTTGTTAAACCTTGAGAGAATGAAAGTTGTTGGGCTTTTAACGACATATTCATGCGACAGATATGTTACTGATTCCGGGGCTTCGGCTACGGCGATGAGCACTGGTTATAAAACGAAAAATGTTGCAATCGGGGTTGACTGCAACGGTGAGAGAAGGAAGACAGTGCTTGAATATGCGAATGAAATTGGTAAGTCAACGGGGGTTGTGGTTGTTTGTGCTATAACACATGCAACTCCAGCTGCTTTTGTTGCTCATGTTCCTAATAGAAATATGCAAATTGAAATCGCTGAGCAAATCGCAAAGGAAGCAAATACTGACATTTATCTTGGAGCGGGATGGGGGTGGTTTCTGCCAAAATCAGAAGGTGGAAGGAGAACGGATGGGCAAAATTTAATTGACACGCTGAAAAAACGTGGGTATGTTTATATTTCAAAGCCGGAAGAATTTTATAATCTTGATATGAGTAAAGTTAATAAATTGATCGGTTTGTTTGCTGAAAATCATCCTCCTTATGCGCCTGATAGAAAGCCAACACTTGCGGAGATGACGAGAAAAGCAATTGAATTTTTATCAAAGGATAAAGACGGTTTTTTCCTTATGGTTGAAGGTTCGCAAATTGATTGGGCTGGTCATGATAATAACAGCGAGCAGATATTAAGGGAAGTAGCTGATTTTGACGATGCGGTTGGAGTTGCGCTTGACTTCGCTCAAAGGGACGGAAATACGCTCGTTGTGGTCACAGCAGACCATGAAACGGGAGGTTATGCTCTTGTTGATGGTTCGGTAAATGATAAGAAAGTTGAGGGAAAATTTGTAACGAAAGACCACACTGGGGTAATGGTGCCAGTTTTTGCCTTTGGACCAGGGGCTGAAGCTTTTGCTGGATTTGGTGATAATACATTGATAGGTAAAAAAATTTTTGAATATCTCAAAAAGTGA
- a CDS encoding BNR repeat-like domain-containing protein has product MKFTRLLLTALVVFAFISEVFPQRRVAPVAKPTIFKYDTSLYRAMQWREIGPFRGGRSIAVAGHPEQPLTYYFGATGGGVWKTVDGGITWINVSDGFFKSSSVGAIAVAESDPNVIYVGMGESCLRNNIIIGDGVYKSEDAGKTWKHIGLAETKVISKIRVHPKDADVVFVAALGNPFASSPDRGVYKSTDGGKTWRKVLYKDEKTGAVDLVIDPTNPRVVYASMWEVYRNFWSLSSGGPGSGLWKSTDGGETWFEISNNPGFPRGIKGKIGIAVSPAKPGLVWALVEAENGGLFKSEDGGATWRKVNDDKRLWERPFYYMHVFADPKNPDVVYVLNVQFLKSIDGGRTFNIIRTPHVDHHDLWINPKNPDIMIHASDGGASVTFNGGLTWTEQDYPTAQFYHVTVDSQFPYFIYGAQQDNTTVGIASRTTGFGIDRTDWFPVGGGESGYIAVRPDDPNIVYAGSYGGLLTRFDKRTREIKNISVWPESPIGSGAKDIKYRFQWTFPIVISPHDPNVLYVTGNHVFRSKDEGMTWEIISPDLTRNDTSKIGPSGGPITKDNTTAEYYCTIYAFAESPVKKGVLWAGSDDGLIHVSTDDGRTWQNVTPKELPEWSLISIIEPSPFDAGTAYVAATRYKLGDFKPYIFKTTDYGKTWKKIVNGIPDSHFTRVVRADPNRRGLLYAGTEFGIYVSFDDGENWQTLQLNLPITPIYDIAVHPREKDLVVATHGRSFWVLDDLTPLYQLTDEIAKSDIYLFKPRDAYRIRGGGGFRVPGSTIGQNPPNGVIVYYYFKEKPKDEVKLEFYDEKGNLIKSFSSKPERAEGEQPVDEFAMFFGGPRVERIPAEAGMNRFVWDMRYPDAENLKDIRFWSWGGTTRGPVAVPGKYQVKLVVGGKTLTQWFEIKKDPRIKTTDEEFKEQFELLIKIRDKLSEANKTVNMIRDIVKQLDAFAEKAKGTKNEEKVGKIVKQLKEKLTAIEGEITQNKAKSSQDLLNHPVKLNGKLASLANAVASADSKPPKQMYDVFDDLSRRLDIQLNKFKEVVEKDIPEFNRTVKELEIPAVIIEKK; this is encoded by the coding sequence ATGAAATTTACAAGATTACTTCTTACCGCCCTGGTAGTTTTTGCTTTTATTTCAGAGGTTTTCCCCCAGAGGAGAGTTGCGCCAGTTGCAAAGCCAACGATATTTAAATATGACACGAGTTTATATCGGGCGATGCAATGGCGCGAGATAGGTCCATTTAGAGGTGGACGTTCTATTGCGGTGGCGGGTCATCCAGAGCAACCTTTAACTTACTATTTCGGTGCTACTGGTGGAGGGGTGTGGAAAACGGTAGATGGTGGGATCACATGGATTAATGTTTCTGATGGATTCTTTAAATCAAGTTCCGTTGGAGCAATTGCGGTTGCTGAATCAGATCCAAATGTAATTTATGTGGGAATGGGTGAGTCTTGTTTGAGAAACAACATAATAATCGGAGATGGCGTTTATAAGTCGGAAGATGCTGGGAAAACTTGGAAACATATCGGGCTTGCGGAGACAAAAGTCATATCAAAAATTCGTGTTCATCCCAAAGATGCGGACGTAGTCTTTGTAGCTGCTCTTGGAAATCCCTTTGCTTCATCACCAGATCGTGGGGTTTATAAATCAACAGATGGTGGGAAAACATGGAGAAAAGTTCTCTACAAAGATGAAAAGACGGGCGCGGTTGATCTCGTAATTGATCCAACAAATCCGCGCGTGGTATATGCATCAATGTGGGAAGTTTATAGAAACTTCTGGTCGCTTTCAAGTGGTGGACCCGGGAGCGGGCTTTGGAAATCAACTGATGGTGGTGAAACTTGGTTTGAGATTTCAAATAATCCGGGATTTCCAAGAGGCATAAAAGGGAAAATTGGCATTGCGGTATCGCCAGCAAAACCTGGGCTTGTTTGGGCACTCGTTGAAGCTGAAAATGGTGGGCTATTTAAATCGGAAGATGGTGGGGCAACTTGGAGAAAGGTGAACGACGATAAACGTTTGTGGGAAAGACCTTTCTATTATATGCATGTTTTTGCAGACCCTAAAAATCCAGATGTTGTTTATGTTTTGAATGTTCAATTCTTAAAATCAATTGATGGCGGAAGAACATTTAACATCATCCGAACACCCCATGTAGATCATCATGACCTTTGGATAAATCCAAAGAATCCAGATATAATGATTCACGCAAGCGATGGCGGTGCATCAGTTACATTTAACGGTGGTTTAACATGGACTGAGCAGGATTATCCGACGGCGCAATTTTACCATGTCACAGTTGATAGCCAGTTCCCGTATTTTATTTACGGTGCCCAGCAGGATAACACTACTGTTGGAATTGCGAGCCGAACAACAGGATTTGGAATTGACAGAACAGATTGGTTCCCTGTTGGAGGTGGCGAAAGCGGATATATTGCGGTCAGACCTGATGACCCAAACATAGTTTATGCGGGAAGTTATGGCGGTCTTTTAACAAGATTTGATAAAAGAACAAGAGAAATTAAAAATATCAGCGTTTGGCCAGAATCACCAATTGGAAGTGGCGCAAAAGATATCAAATATCGCTTCCAATGGACTTTCCCGATTGTTATTTCTCCACATGATCCAAATGTTTTATATGTCACAGGTAATCATGTCTTCAGAAGCAAAGATGAGGGGATGACTTGGGAAATTATAAGCCCGGATTTAACGAGAAATGATACTTCAAAGATTGGTCCCTCAGGTGGACCTATTACGAAGGATAACACAACAGCTGAATATTATTGCACAATTTATGCTTTTGCAGAGTCCCCGGTCAAAAAAGGAGTTTTGTGGGCTGGTTCGGATGATGGACTTATTCATGTTTCAACGGATGATGGGAGGACATGGCAAAATGTCACGCCAAAAGAGTTGCCAGAATGGAGCTTGATAAGCATAATAGAACCATCCCCGTTTGACGCTGGAACTGCTTATGTTGCAGCAACAAGATATAAACTTGGTGATTTTAAACCATATATTTTCAAGACGACGGATTATGGAAAAACATGGAAAAAAATTGTGAATGGGATTCCCGACAGTCATTTCACCAGGGTTGTTAGAGCTGATCCAAATAGAAGAGGTTTGCTTTATGCAGGGACGGAGTTTGGAATTTACGTTTCATTTGACGATGGTGAAAACTGGCAAACTTTGCAACTTAATTTACCTATAACCCCGATTTATGATATTGCTGTTCATCCAAGGGAAAAAGATTTGGTTGTTGCAACTCATGGTCGTTCATTCTGGGTTTTAGATGATTTAACACCTCTTTATCAGCTTACCGATGAGATTGCAAAATCAGATATTTATCTTTTCAAGCCAAGAGATGCTTACAGGATTCGTGGTGGCGGTGGGTTTAGAGTTCCAGGTTCAACGATTGGTCAAAATCCTCCCAATGGTGTGATTGTTTATTATTATTTCAAAGAAAAACCAAAAGATGAAGTTAAACTTGAATTTTATGATGAAAAAGGTAATTTGATAAAATCATTTTCAAGTAAGCCAGAAAGAGCCGAGGGGGAACAACCTGTTGACGAATTTGCTATGTTTTTTGGTGGACCAAGAGTGGAACGGATCCCAGCTGAGGCTGGAATGAACCGATTCGTTTGGGATATGCGTTATCCAGATGCAGAGAATTTGAAAGATATTCGTTTCTGGAGCTGGGGTGGAACAACAAGGGGTCCTGTTGCTGTGCCTGGAAAATATCAAGTTAAACTTGTTGTTGGTGGAAAGACATTAACACAGTGGTTTGAAATTAAAAAAGATCCAAGAATTAAAACAACCGATGAAGAGTTCAAAGAGCAGTTTGAACTTCTTATAAAAATTAGGGACAAATTGAGCGAGGCGAATAAGACGGTGAACATGATCAGAGATATTGTAAAACAGCTTGATGCTTTTGCTGAAAAAGCAAAAGGAACGAAGAATGAGGAAAAGGTCGGGAAAATTGTTAAACAGTTGAAAGAAAAATTAACAGCGATTGAAGGGGAGATAACTCAAAACAAAGCGAAAAGCTCTCAAGATCTGTTAAATCATCCCGTGAAATTAAACGGGAAACTTGCTTCATTAGCAAATGCTGTTGCAAGCGCTGATTCAAAACCACCTAAACAGATGTATGATGTCTTTGATGATTTATCAAGACGGCTTGATATTCAACTGAACAAATTTAAAGAGGTTGTGGAAAAAGATATACCTGAATTTAATCGTACTGTGAAGGAACTTGAAATACCAGCTGTTATAATTGAAAAGAAATAA